ATTTGCAGTCCTTCATATCAACAAAATTGTGGATTTTTCAAATCTATCTATTTGTAAAATCTCTATTGTTTTGGACTGATGGAGAAAGAAGGAGCCTTCTTAGAAACCTCTGGGAGAATATTCTGTTCACCGCCACTAGATGGATTACAGCTTGCTTTTATGGTAGGTACTTGATGGTTAGGTTGATCAAAAGGAGAACCCTCATTAACGTTTTCTATTGTAAGCTGATAATTCGATGGACATATGCAGTTAGAAAGGACCGGGCGTCCTCCCTTACATGCATAATAAGTGGAGTTCTTATTGCAAGTCATTTGTATAGAATCAGCTGTATTAGATGAGGGGCAGGTTACGTTACAATCCGGTCGGGGTGAGTCACATGTTTGTGTCCATCCCACAGAGGGCAGAACAGAATTGAAAAAGGTTCCTAAGATTAAGAGTATAAGTGCTTTCTGGGCCATGAGAGCTATCCTTTTTTAAACTGTGCTTTTCTTCAATTCCTCGTCATTAAAGAGTCAGAGAATTTTGTTCTAAGACTCAGCCAACGATAGCAGCTATGTTTTAAGAAACTATTAAAAAGGTTAGATGTTTTAACAAGGATTAAAATCTTTTTTGCCTGAAGACGAAGATTTCAACCAAAAAAGAGGAGAGTTTTAATTTCTAGCGCACTTTCGCAAAGATCTCGTCCGAGCGGCCCATGATATAGTTGATAACCATTCCCAACCATTCTCGCGCACTCGCATGCCACGCATCAAGGTTAAGTTTAAGACCGATAAAAAACCAGGGCTCATAGTTTCCTGGGGTATGATAATCAACGGGATAGGGAATAATGTTAAATCCTGCTTTGCGAAAAAGAGCTACGGATCGAGGCATGTGATAGGCTGATGTCATCAGGACCCATTTATCTTGTGGGTGAGGATGAATCAACTCAGCGGTTTTAAGAGCGTTTCCCTTTGTATCCTTTGAATCTCCTTCAAAAAGGATAGGGGAGGGATCTATTCCCAAGGCTAGAAGTTCCTTTTTTGCTGTTTCTGCTTCAAAAGAGTTTCCTGTGCACACAATTTGAAGATGAGGATAGGCTCGGGCAAGTTGAACCAAGTGGACAAAACGTCCCCCAGCCAAATTATACGAGGTTTCTCCTCGGCCACGGCTGGTAAGGGCATCAAAACTTCCTCCTAGAAAGATTATTCCTTTGGCGTCATAAGGAATTTTCTCAACTTTTGGAAATCGATTTTCAAGTTGTTCGAGAGTCCATAGGCCTACAGGAACAATACCAAAGAAGGCAAATCCGCTGCAGCTTATAATGATCAGGCGTTTGCCCCATCTTTTCTTTTTGAAGACTAAAAGCCCTCCTCCTCCCAGAAGAAGAACCAAGAAAAACATATCAATATTAATAATCCACCAGCCGAAAAAGCGATAGATTGATTCAACTAAAGTCATGACGATCTCCCTAGAGATAATGGTGGATGAATATCACATTTTTTCAATGATTTCTATGATCAACAAACATTTGCCAACCATTTCTCTTGAAATAAAAGAAACATCTCCTTATTTTATAAATATGGAAAGGATGTAAATCATGAAACGCTGGAGTGATGTGTTTAGCGGCACGGGGACAATGGTTCTTTCTTTGTTGTCTTGTGCTGTTTGTCCCATGTGTCTGCCTCTTTATGCAGGTCTTTTAAGTATTGTTGGCATTGAGCTTGGGAATATTCATGAGCTTTTCTTTCCCATTATGATTGCTTTTGCCGTCCTTACCTTGGGGCTGATGGCTTATCAAATCTATGCCCACCATGGGAAATGGATGCCCTTTAAGTTGGCTATAGGGGCGGCTATTGGTATGAGTATGTCTGCTTTCTATGGGTATGAGTATCTTCTCTACCTGTGCCTCGCTCTCTTTATGGGGAGTATTCTGTGGAGTAAAAGAGTATTGGTTCATGCAGACCACGGGTGTTGTTGACGCTGTCTTCAGCTCTTAGATCTTTGTTTCTTCCTCGTATAAATGGAGTGGTTGAAGTTTTTTCTCAAGGCGAAGTCTGTTAACATAGACAAGCAATTGAGCTTTTGAAAAATATTTTCCTTCTTTCCAATAGAAAAGGCCTTGTTCTCGCAAAACATTTTTGACTTGATGGAAGCCTTTTGACATGGCCCATTCCTCTATATGGCAAAGAGATACATAAAGAGGTTCTGTGGATAACGTTGGTTTGCGGAATGTTTTCAAACCATCTCCTTTTAAGGAGGTTTGTGAAGGGGAAAAAGCAAGAGAATAAGTG
The sequence above is drawn from the Candidatus Dependentiae bacterium genome and encodes:
- a CDS encoding YdcF family protein, whose product is MTLVESIYRFFGWWIINIDMFFLVLLLGGGGLLVFKKKRWGKRLIIISCSGFAFFGIVPVGLWTLEQLENRFPKVEKIPYDAKGIIFLGGSFDALTSRGRGETSYNLAGGRFVHLVQLARAYPHLQIVCTGNSFEAETAKKELLALGIDPSPILFEGDSKDTKGNALKTAELIHPHPQDKWVLMTSAYHMPRSVALFRKAGFNIIPYPVDYHTPGNYEPWFFIGLKLNLDAWHASAREWLGMVINYIMGRSDEIFAKVR